A part of Anolis carolinensis isolate JA03-04 unplaced genomic scaffold, rAnoCar3.1.pri scaffold_10, whole genome shotgun sequence genomic DNA contains:
- the LOC100566712 gene encoding ras-related protein ORAB-1 — MSTISPEYDYLFKLLLIGDSGVGKSCLLLRFADDTYTDSYISTIGVDFKIRTIELEGRTIKLQIWDTAGQERFRTITSSYYRGAHGIIIVYDVTDQDSFNNMHLWMEEINRYASENVNKLIVGNKSDLTSKKAVDYTTAKEYADSLGVPFLETSAKNATNVEQAFLTMAAEIKNRVSSGPTQNDSHKPNLHIQSGPLRQEGAGQEDGGGGCC; from the exons ATGTCAACCATCAGCCCTGAATA TGACTATTTGTTTAAGCTGCTTCTGATCGGTGATTCTGGAGTTGGGAAATCGTGCCTTCTGCTCCGTTTTGCA gATGACACCTATACAGACAGCTACATAAGCACCATTGGCGTCGATTTCAAAATCCGAACAATTGAGTTGGAAGGAAGGACAATTAAGCTGCAAATT TGGGACACAGCGGGGCAGGAGCGCTTCCGAACAATCACGTCCAGCTATTACCGAGGCGCACATGGCATCATCATTGTGTATGATGTGACAGACCAG GATTCATTCAACAATATGCACCTCTGGATGGAGGAGATCAACCGCTATGCCAGCGAGAATGTGAACAAGTTGATTGTAGGAAATAAGAGCGACCTCACAAGCAAGAAAGCAGTGGACTACACAACAGCCAAG GAATATGCGGACTCCCTCGGGGTGCCCTTCCTAGAAACCAGTGCAAAAAATGCCACCAATGTCGAACAGGCATTTCTCACTATGGCCGCAGAGATCAAGAACCGAGTGAGCAGCGGTCCCACTCAGAATGACAGCCACAAGCCCAACCTCCACATTCAGAGTGGGCCCCTGAGGCAAGAAGGAGCCGGCCAAGAAGATGGAGGGGGAGGCTGCTGCTAA